From Klebsiella electrica, the proteins below share one genomic window:
- a CDS encoding WbuC family cupin fold metalloprotein, whose amino-acid sequence MKYITFSDMQQQSEAAARSPRLRAHRNFHPELTDPVQRLAIAMEPGTYIRPHRHPHTFELLLALSGRFVVLTFDDLGFVTRRIVLGEECTALEMDAGTWHAVLSLDAGGVIFEVKHGGYQPVAAGDYVSWAPAEGEEGTLELMEWYRHAEVGDGGHIRSL is encoded by the coding sequence ATGAAATACATCACTTTCAGTGACATGCAACAGCAGAGCGAAGCGGCAGCGCGTTCACCTCGTTTACGCGCTCATCGTAATTTTCACCCGGAATTAACCGATCCCGTACAACGTCTGGCGATCGCGATGGAACCGGGAACCTATATTCGCCCTCACCGTCATCCGCACACCTTTGAACTGCTGCTGGCTCTCAGCGGCCGTTTTGTGGTGCTGACTTTTGATGACCTCGGTTTCGTCACTCGCCGCATCGTATTAGGTGAAGAGTGTACGGCGTTAGAGATGGATGCCGGGACCTGGCATGCGGTTCTGTCGCTGGATGCCGGCGGCGTCATTTTTGAGGTCAAACACGGCGGTTATCAGCCTGTTGCTGCCGGAGATTATGTGTCGTGGGCGCCAGCGGAGGGTGAAGAAGGAACGCTGGAACTGATGGAATGGTATCGTCACGCCGAAGTGGGCGATGGTGGACACATTCGCTCACTCTGA
- the tssK gene encoding type VI secretion system baseplate subunit TssK: MKIFRPLWEDGAVLAPQQFQQQARWNAHIADTVAGMGISHLWGVASAEFDDAALALSRLNATRLVVRFQDGTLVDTSLADNLPPVCDLSSAAGRESVDVVVALPLLSASGGNLDNGQDSERPKRWKAERVVVQELAGYESGELAILRNAITLRLSTQENTAYLTCPVARLARNAQGLWSRDTSFIPPMLSVAASPLLVTELGDLLVRLQARRKRLMAMRRESNERMADFAVADVSLFWLLNAINSAEPVLAELLQTPGRHPELLYRELARLAGSLLTFSLEHDAGEIPAYQHDVPEHVFPPLLTLLDKLLEASLPSRVVSIQLERQEQIWKGALHDARLREGADFYLSVRSSMPNHELQTKFPLLCKAGSFEDVSDVVNVALSGMVIKPLTHVPAAIPLRLENQYFSLDLSSEAARSMLEMGSCTFYTPRSLGDVKLELFAVLRS, from the coding sequence ATGAAAATTTTTCGCCCACTTTGGGAGGACGGGGCAGTTCTGGCCCCGCAACAGTTCCAGCAGCAAGCCCGCTGGAATGCACACATTGCCGATACGGTCGCGGGGATGGGGATTTCCCATCTCTGGGGCGTGGCGAGTGCCGAATTTGATGACGCCGCTCTGGCGTTGTCGCGCCTGAATGCCACCCGTCTGGTGGTGCGCTTTCAGGATGGTACTCTGGTTGATACGAGCCTGGCTGATAATCTTCCGCCGGTCTGTGATTTATCCTCTGCCGCTGGCAGAGAGTCCGTCGACGTGGTTGTGGCACTGCCGCTGCTGAGTGCCAGTGGCGGCAATCTGGATAACGGTCAGGACAGCGAGCGTCCTAAGCGCTGGAAAGCCGAGCGCGTGGTGGTTCAGGAGCTGGCCGGGTATGAAAGCGGTGAGCTGGCCATTCTGCGTAATGCCATCACCCTTCGTTTGTCCACGCAGGAAAATACCGCTTACCTGACCTGCCCTGTGGCCCGCCTGGCACGTAATGCGCAGGGGCTGTGGAGTCGTGATACGTCCTTTATCCCACCGATGCTCTCGGTTGCGGCAAGCCCTTTGCTTGTGACTGAACTGGGTGACCTGCTGGTGCGCCTGCAGGCACGACGTAAGCGTCTGATGGCGATGCGCCGTGAAAGCAACGAGCGTATGGCGGATTTTGCTGTGGCGGATGTCTCCCTGTTCTGGTTGCTCAATGCCATCAACAGCGCGGAGCCTGTGCTGGCCGAACTGCTGCAGACCCCGGGGCGTCACCCTGAGTTGCTCTACCGTGAACTGGCTCGCCTGGCGGGCAGCCTGCTGACGTTTTCACTGGAGCACGATGCCGGGGAGATTCCTGCTTATCAGCATGATGTGCCTGAACATGTGTTCCCGCCGTTGCTGACGCTGCTTGATAAGCTGCTGGAAGCCAGCCTGCCATCACGCGTGGTCAGCATTCAGCTTGAGCGGCAGGAACAGATCTGGAAAGGCGCCCTTCACGATGCGCGCCTGCGTGAAGGGGCCGATTTCTACCTCTCCGTGCGCTCTTCCATGCCGAATCACGAGCTGCAAACGAAATTCCCGCTGTTGTGTAAGGCGGGTAGCTTTGAAGATGTCTCGGATGTGGTGAACGTGGCCCTGAGCGGAATGGTGATCAAACCGCTGACGCATGTGCCGGCGGCGATCCCTTTGCGTCTTGAGAACCAGTACTTCTCCCTGGATCTGAGCTCGGAAGCGGCCCGTAGCATGCTGGAAATGGGAAGCTGCACCTTCTACACCCCGCGCTCACTGGGGGATGTGAAACTTGAACTCTTTGCGGTGCTGCGCTCATGA
- the tssL gene encoding type VI secretion system protein TssL, short form, with translation MNKSGHSQIEQIFYPGWLMASQLRGGQVVRDGEVLYRRACRLVQEARTLLSDAGYSEISRDHMVYALCALLDESVLNRGTTDDGYLTWRRDPLQAHFFGTLNAGEELWERIRNLLKESAPDTAVLTCMYRTLQLGFVGQYRAQDDERREDVVRALGERVPAFTLAQDAPLVIRASRLRSGRRLYWISWILGAAVLAALWFFLSSSLTELVSQTVRPG, from the coding sequence ATGAATAAATCCGGTCACAGTCAAATCGAACAGATTTTTTATCCGGGCTGGTTGATGGCCAGCCAGCTGCGCGGCGGACAGGTAGTCCGGGACGGAGAAGTGCTCTATCGCCGGGCCTGCCGTCTGGTTCAGGAAGCGCGTACGTTGCTCTCGGATGCAGGTTACAGCGAAATCAGCCGGGATCACATGGTTTACGCCCTGTGTGCTCTGCTGGATGAGAGTGTCCTGAACCGGGGTACCACCGACGATGGCTATCTGACCTGGCGCCGCGACCCGCTGCAGGCGCATTTCTTCGGTACCCTGAACGCCGGGGAGGAACTGTGGGAGCGTATCCGCAACCTGCTGAAAGAGTCCGCACCGGACACGGCCGTACTGACCTGCATGTACCGGACCCTGCAGCTGGGATTTGTCGGCCAGTACCGGGCGCAGGATGACGAGCGCCGTGAAGACGTGGTACGTGCGCTGGGTGAACGGGTGCCCGCTTTTACGCTTGCCCAGGATGCGCCGCTCGTTATCAGAGCGTCTCGCTTGCGCAGCGGCCGTCGTCTGTACTGGATTTCCTGGATCCTCGGGGCGGCAGTACTGGCTGCGCTGTGGTTCTTTCTCTCTTCCTCCCTCACCGAACTGGTGAGCCAGACGGTCAGACCGGGGTAA
- the hcp gene encoding type VI secretion system effector Hcp — protein MAIPVYLWLKDDGGADIKGSVDVQDREGSIEVVAQKHNLYIPTDNNTGKLTGTRIHTPFLFTKEIDSSSPYLYKAVTTGQTLKSAEFKWYKINDAGQEVEYFNTRLENVKVVKVNPLMHDIKDPAYEKHNHLEQIELRYEKITWTYKDGNIIHSDSWNERATA, from the coding sequence ATGGCAATTCCTGTTTATCTTTGGCTGAAAGATGACGGCGGCGCGGACATCAAAGGGTCTGTCGACGTTCAGGACCGTGAAGGCAGCATCGAAGTGGTGGCGCAGAAGCATAACCTGTACATCCCGACCGATAACAACACCGGCAAGCTGACCGGTACCCGTATCCATACGCCGTTCCTGTTCACCAAGGAAATCGATTCGTCCAGCCCGTATCTGTACAAGGCGGTGACCACCGGTCAGACCCTCAAGTCTGCGGAATTCAAGTGGTACAAAATCAACGACGCGGGCCAGGAAGTGGAGTACTTCAACACCAGACTCGAAAACGTGAAAGTGGTGAAAGTGAACCCACTGATGCACGACATCAAGGATCCTGCTTACGAGAAGCACAACCACCTCGAGCAGATCGAGTTGCGCTACGAAAAAATCACCTGGACCTACAAAGACGGCAACATCATTCATTCCGATTCCTGGAATGAACGCGCCACTGCATAA
- a CDS encoding OmpA family protein yields the protein MRDVYRSLLIVLTGILALWLILGFWPLSVGSRVALVLLVVLVCGAMLWRQHRALQLWAQALREIVDESLPPEDFQGAVILVCGDNSALFAESAQHRETRQGWYLRIKDAEHLPLLAQHLSQIRPALVSQISVLLAVLPERHTSDVDFTQSLRVWQRAVVQSRTASGRLPPLWIVTWVSPPAACADAEPVWFTTVSQRAGIQVYQPGQGNLSLMDWIRETAAGERLSRLSQGLWLDSGLTWLNNAVNSLLSVRQGELPALKTCVQGLCMVPVKGVAGNLWQQHIATVTVLPPDATDNGGPLPLPELLLPALPRRRGVSRRMVFWRYVGLLGGIFLALAMLASWMNNQRLIRNVGDHLALYHHLTGTPVEPKLRAQQRLRADGALLDGWQRRGEPVRYRLGLYQGLRLVPAVEAAVNDWAPPLPPPPVIKKIVQGPKTLRLDSMSLFDSGQSVLKTGSTRMLVNSLVGVKAKPGWLIVVAGHTDNTGTPQLNQPLSQKRAEAVRDWMRDTGDVPESCFAVQGYGASRPAATNDTPEGRALNRRVEISLVPQASACQIPGKTQASSQDDGASLHNGE from the coding sequence ATGCGTGATGTTTACCGGAGTCTGTTAATTGTCCTGACGGGCATACTGGCGCTGTGGCTCATCCTGGGTTTCTGGCCGCTGTCGGTCGGGAGCCGCGTGGCGCTCGTCCTGCTGGTTGTTCTGGTGTGCGGGGCGATGCTCTGGCGTCAGCACCGGGCATTACAGCTGTGGGCTCAGGCGCTCAGAGAGATTGTGGACGAGAGTCTGCCTCCGGAAGATTTTCAGGGGGCGGTCATTCTGGTGTGTGGTGATAACAGCGCGCTGTTCGCTGAGTCTGCACAGCATCGTGAAACCCGTCAGGGCTGGTATTTGCGGATAAAAGACGCAGAACATCTGCCCTTGCTCGCCCAACATCTTAGTCAGATCCGCCCGGCGCTGGTGTCACAAATCTCGGTGTTGCTGGCGGTATTGCCTGAACGACATACCTCCGACGTCGACTTTACCCAGAGCCTGCGCGTCTGGCAGCGTGCGGTGGTGCAGAGTCGTACCGCTTCTGGCCGACTTCCGCCGCTGTGGATTGTGACCTGGGTGTCACCGCCAGCCGCCTGTGCTGATGCGGAGCCGGTCTGGTTTACCACGGTCAGTCAGCGGGCAGGGATCCAGGTGTATCAGCCCGGTCAGGGCAATCTGTCACTCATGGACTGGATCCGGGAAACGGCGGCGGGCGAGCGACTTTCCCGCCTGAGCCAGGGGCTGTGGCTTGACAGTGGACTCACCTGGCTGAACAACGCTGTCAACAGCTTGCTGTCAGTACGTCAGGGGGAATTACCTGCCCTGAAAACCTGCGTGCAGGGGTTGTGCATGGTACCTGTGAAGGGGGTTGCCGGTAACCTCTGGCAGCAGCACATCGCCACTGTCACTGTGCTGCCGCCCGATGCGACTGATAACGGGGGGCCTTTGCCGCTGCCTGAGCTCCTTCTGCCAGCGTTGCCACGCCGTCGCGGCGTCAGCCGCCGGATGGTGTTCTGGCGTTATGTCGGGCTGCTGGGGGGGATTTTCCTGGCACTCGCCATGCTGGCGTCATGGATGAACAACCAGCGTTTGATCCGCAATGTCGGCGACCATCTTGCCTTGTACCACCATCTTACCGGGACACCGGTTGAGCCGAAACTCCGTGCTCAGCAGCGGCTGCGCGCCGACGGCGCACTGCTGGATGGCTGGCAGCGTCGGGGTGAGCCTGTGCGCTATCGCCTCGGGCTGTATCAGGGGCTGCGTCTGGTGCCTGCTGTTGAAGCGGCCGTGAATGACTGGGCTCCGCCATTGCCGCCACCGCCGGTTATCAAAAAAATCGTACAGGGGCCGAAGACACTCCGTCTCGACAGCATGTCGCTGTTCGACTCCGGGCAGTCCGTGCTGAAAACCGGCTCTACCAGAATGCTGGTCAACTCACTGGTGGGCGTCAAGGCAAAGCCGGGCTGGCTGATTGTGGTCGCCGGCCATACGGATAACACAGGCACCCCGCAACTGAACCAGCCGCTTTCTCAGAAACGTGCCGAGGCGGTGCGCGACTGGATGCGGGACACCGGCGACGTGCCGGAAAGCTGTTTTGCGGTTCAGGGTTATGGCGCAAGCCGTCCTGCTGCAACCAACGACACCCCGGAGGGGCGCGCGCTCAACCGCCGTGTCGAAATCAGTCTGGTACCGCAGGCCAGTGCCTGCCAGATACCGGGCAAAACCCAGGCGTCATCGCAGGATGATGGCGCATCACTACACAATGGAGAGTAA
- the tssB gene encoding type VI secretion system contractile sheath small subunit, which produces MSESFQNEIPRARVNIKLDLVTGGDKKKIELPLKLLSVGDFSNGKAQGTLSEREKINITMSNFNSVLADLHPEVCLTVKNTLANDGSEENVKLAFQDMKDFEPEAVARQIPQLRVMLAMRNLLRDLKSNLLDNVTFRKELEIILKDPALSDELRSELNALAPAQD; this is translated from the coding sequence ATGTCTGAATCATTTCAGAATGAGATACCTCGTGCACGTGTAAATATAAAACTGGATCTGGTGACGGGTGGCGATAAGAAGAAAATTGAGCTGCCGTTGAAGCTCCTGAGCGTTGGTGACTTCAGCAATGGCAAGGCGCAAGGGACGCTTTCAGAGCGCGAAAAAATCAATATCACTATGAGTAATTTCAACAGCGTCCTCGCGGATCTCCATCCCGAAGTTTGTCTCACTGTTAAAAATACCCTCGCCAACGATGGGTCCGAAGAGAATGTGAAACTGGCCTTTCAGGATATGAAGGATTTTGAACCTGAGGCGGTAGCGCGGCAAATTCCACAGCTGCGTGTGATGCTTGCTATGCGTAATTTGTTACGTGATTTGAAATCCAATCTGCTGGACAACGTTACTTTCAGGAAAGAACTGGAAATCATTTTAAAAGACCCTGCTCTTTCCGATGAGCTGCGCAGTGAATTGAATGCGCTTGCTCCGGCCCAGGATTAA
- the tssC gene encoding type VI secretion system contractile sheath large subunit: MLPQNGVYASLFDKINLTPVAEMGDLNGFEDNTVMAETSADERVTAAVQVFMQCLHKSGQKVEKLDKTLLDHHIAELDFQISRQLDEVMHHDAFQKVESVWRGLQSLVSKTDFRQNVKLEILDLSKEELRQDFEDSPEIVQSGLYKQTYIAEYDTPGGEPIAAVISAYEFDATAQDVALMRNIAKVSAAAHMPFIGSAGPKFFLKESMEEVAAIKDISNYFDRAEYIKWKSFRETDDSRYIGLVMPRVLGRLPYGPDTVPVRSFNYVEEVKGPDHNKYLWTHASFAFAANMVKSFINNGWCVQIRGPQAGGAVKDLPIHLYDLGTGNQVKIPSEVMIPETREFEFSSLGFIPLSYYKNRDYACFFSANSAQKPALYDTADATANSRINSRLPYIFLLSRIAHYLKLIQRENIGTTKDRRLLELELNTWVRGLVTEMTDPGDELQASHPLRDAKVVVEDIEDNPGFFRVKLYAIPHFQVEGMDVNLSLVSRMPKAKA, from the coding sequence ATGCTGCCGCAGAACGGTGTATATGCCTCACTGTTCGACAAAATTAATTTAACTCCGGTCGCTGAAATGGGTGACCTGAATGGATTTGAAGATAATACCGTAATGGCGGAAACCTCCGCCGATGAACGTGTTACCGCCGCTGTTCAGGTTTTCATGCAGTGTCTGCACAAGTCTGGTCAGAAGGTCGAGAAGCTCGATAAGACATTACTGGACCACCATATCGCTGAACTGGATTTCCAGATCAGCCGTCAGCTTGATGAAGTCATGCACCATGACGCGTTCCAGAAAGTGGAGTCCGTGTGGCGTGGCCTTCAGTCCCTGGTGAGCAAGACTGACTTTCGCCAGAACGTGAAGCTGGAAATCCTCGATCTGTCCAAAGAAGAATTGCGGCAGGATTTCGAAGATTCTCCGGAAATTGTCCAGAGCGGCCTGTACAAACAGACCTACATCGCTGAATACGACACCCCGGGCGGTGAGCCGATTGCGGCGGTGATTTCAGCTTATGAGTTTGATGCCACCGCGCAGGACGTGGCGCTGATGCGTAATATTGCAAAAGTCTCCGCCGCCGCGCACATGCCTTTTATTGGCTCTGCGGGGCCGAAATTCTTCCTCAAAGAGTCGATGGAAGAGGTGGCGGCCATCAAAGATATCAGCAACTACTTCGACCGCGCCGAGTACATCAAGTGGAAATCCTTCCGCGAGACGGACGATTCACGCTATATCGGCCTGGTGATGCCGCGCGTGCTCGGTCGCCTGCCGTATGGTCCGGACACCGTACCGGTACGCAGTTTCAACTATGTTGAAGAAGTGAAAGGCCCGGATCACAATAAATACCTGTGGACTCATGCGTCTTTCGCCTTTGCGGCCAATATGGTGAAAAGCTTCATCAATAATGGCTGGTGCGTGCAAATTCGCGGCCCGCAGGCCGGTGGCGCAGTGAAAGACCTGCCGATCCATCTGTATGACCTCGGTACCGGCAATCAGGTGAAAATTCCGTCCGAAGTGATGATCCCGGAAACCCGCGAGTTTGAGTTCTCCAGCCTCGGCTTCATTCCGCTGTCATACTACAAAAACCGCGACTACGCGTGCTTCTTCTCTGCGAACTCCGCCCAGAAACCCGCCCTGTATGACACAGCCGATGCCACGGCCAACAGCCGCATTAACTCACGTTTGCCGTACATTTTCCTGCTGTCGCGCATCGCCCACTACCTGAAGCTGATTCAGCGCGAAAATATCGGCACCACCAAAGACCGCCGTCTGCTGGAGCTGGAGCTGAACACCTGGGTGCGTGGCCTGGTCACCGAAATGACCGATCCGGGCGATGAGCTGCAGGCATCACACCCGCTGCGCGATGCGAAAGTGGTGGTGGAAGACATCGAGGATAATCCGGGCTTCTTCCGCGTGAAGCTGTACGCGATCCCGCACTTCCAGGTGGAAGGGATGGACGTCAACCTGTCGCTGGTCTCCCGTATGCCGAAGGCCAAAGCGTAA